Proteins from a single region of Amycolatopsis sp. CA-230715:
- a CDS encoding TIGR03364 family FAD-dependent oxidoreductase, whose amino-acid sequence MRILVVGGGVLGTLHAWEAVQRGHEVVQIEREAEARGASVRNFGLVWVGGRASGAELATAVRARGLWERIGARVPELGFRANGSLTVVRTEAELAVAREVAEGPEAADRGFKLLDATETRELNPALRGDFLGALWCERDGAVEPRTAQPALRAALTATGRYTWLPGREVRDLVNGGVRDDRGETHGADVALLCTGAWLGGLVREVAGEIPVRRVRLQMAQTEPLGERLTTSVADADSFRYYPAYRGPSLDALAEAQPQPPVAAASAMQLLMVQRLDGSLTIGDTHEYAQPFGFDVTEDPYRHLGEVASGLLGRPLPRIVRRWAGVYAQATDPSKIVHRAEIAERTWLITGPGGRGMTCSPAIAEDTAQEAGL is encoded by the coding sequence GTGCGAATACTTGTGGTCGGCGGCGGCGTGCTCGGCACGCTGCACGCCTGGGAAGCGGTCCAGCGGGGCCACGAAGTGGTCCAGATCGAACGCGAGGCCGAGGCGCGCGGCGCGTCGGTCCGCAACTTCGGCCTGGTCTGGGTCGGCGGCAGGGCGAGCGGGGCGGAACTCGCGACCGCGGTCAGGGCCCGCGGCCTGTGGGAGCGGATCGGCGCTCGGGTGCCGGAACTCGGCTTCCGCGCCAACGGTTCGCTGACGGTGGTGCGCACCGAGGCCGAACTCGCCGTCGCGCGCGAGGTCGCCGAGGGGCCCGAGGCCGCGGACCGCGGGTTCAAGCTCCTTGACGCCACCGAGACCCGCGAGCTGAATCCCGCGCTGCGCGGCGATTTTCTCGGTGCGCTGTGGTGCGAACGCGACGGCGCCGTCGAGCCGAGGACGGCCCAGCCCGCGCTGCGCGCCGCGCTCACCGCGACCGGCCGGTACACCTGGCTGCCCGGCCGCGAGGTCCGTGACCTCGTCAACGGCGGCGTTCGCGACGACCGCGGGGAAACCCACGGCGCGGACGTGGCGCTGCTGTGCACCGGCGCCTGGCTCGGCGGGCTCGTCCGCGAAGTCGCCGGGGAGATCCCGGTGCGCCGGGTGCGGCTGCAGATGGCGCAGACCGAGCCGCTCGGCGAACGGCTCACCACCTCCGTCGCCGACGCCGATTCCTTCCGCTACTACCCGGCGTACCGCGGCCCGTCGCTCGACGCGCTCGCCGAGGCGCAGCCGCAACCGCCGGTCGCCGCCGCGTCCGCCATGCAACTGCTGATGGTCCAGCGCCTCGACGGTTCGCTGACCATCGGCGACACCCACGAGTACGCGCAGCCGTTCGGCTTCGACGTGACCGAAGACCCGTACCGGCACCTCGGCGAGGTCGCGAGCGGGCTGCTCGGCAGGCCGCTGCCGCGGATCGTCCGCCGGTGGGCCGGGGTCTACGCGCAGGCCACCGATCCTTCGAAGATCGTGCACCGCGCGGAAATCGCCGAACGCACCTGGCTCATAACCGGACCGGGCGGGCGCGGCATGACGTGCTCGCCCGCCATCGCCGAAGACACCGCGCAGGAGGCAGGACTGTGA
- a CDS encoding GntR family transcriptional regulator, with translation MPRYYAVKVALLDVIAELGDDAALPSERELCERFDVSRATLRQAVGELVLDGRLRRRQGSGTFVAGPKLVQPLALVSYTEGLRRQGIEPGRSLITLERIAANAGLASELRIGTGDEVVHLERVLLADSERVGLESTYLVAARFPTLLDVFDPEDSLYACLRDQLGVVFAGADERVETVLASPREALLIGTNPALPMLLMHRVSWDADGKPFERVRSLFRGDRLSFSARLTPEK, from the coding sequence ATGCCGCGCTACTACGCGGTGAAAGTGGCCCTGCTCGACGTCATCGCCGAACTCGGTGACGACGCGGCGCTGCCGTCCGAACGCGAGCTGTGCGAACGGTTCGACGTCTCGCGCGCGACGCTGCGGCAGGCCGTCGGCGAGCTGGTGCTCGACGGGCGGTTGCGCCGCCGCCAGGGCAGCGGCACGTTCGTCGCGGGCCCCAAGCTCGTGCAGCCGCTCGCGCTGGTCAGCTACACCGAGGGCCTGCGGAGGCAGGGCATCGAGCCGGGCCGGTCGCTGATCACCCTGGAACGGATCGCCGCGAACGCCGGGCTCGCGAGCGAGCTGCGCATCGGCACCGGCGACGAGGTCGTGCACCTCGAACGCGTGCTGCTGGCCGATTCCGAACGGGTCGGGCTGGAATCCACTTACCTCGTCGCGGCGCGGTTCCCGACCCTGCTGGACGTCTTCGACCCGGAGGATTCGCTCTACGCGTGCCTGCGCGACCAGCTGGGCGTGGTGTTCGCCGGTGCGGACGAACGGGTCGAAACCGTGCTCGCGAGCCCGAGGGAAGCACTGCTCATCGGCACGAACCCGGCGCTGCCGATGTTGTTGATGCACCGGGTTTCCTGGGACGCCGACGGTAAGCCGTTCGAACGCGTGCGCTCGTTGTTCCGGGGCGATCGGCTCAGCTTCAGCGCGCGCCTGACCCCGGAAAAGTAG
- a CDS encoding DUF5134 domain-containing protein — protein MHGPEPVAWALTVVFALLVLPCARRLVRFDHGGTGDTGTPTRTDDLAELLMTVAMVAMVSPVGGPIPAAGWQAVLGLAACWLALVWWRGRRDDEASACHGGHHAVTAVVMFYMVTAMPHTGHGSDQLALPAVAIAAGAYFAADAVRSAVRAVRERPVSRTVCRGLMGAGMAYTLFVSL, from the coding sequence GTGCACGGACCGGAGCCGGTGGCGTGGGCGTTGACGGTCGTGTTCGCGCTGCTCGTGCTCCCGTGCGCGCGCAGACTCGTCCGGTTCGACCATGGCGGCACCGGCGACACGGGCACGCCCACCCGCACCGACGATCTCGCGGAGCTGCTGATGACCGTCGCCATGGTGGCGATGGTGTCCCCGGTGGGCGGGCCGATCCCGGCCGCGGGCTGGCAGGCCGTGCTGGGCCTGGCCGCGTGCTGGCTCGCGCTCGTCTGGTGGCGCGGCCGCCGCGACGACGAAGCGAGCGCCTGCCACGGCGGGCACCACGCGGTCACCGCCGTGGTGATGTTCTACATGGTGACGGCCATGCCGCACACCGGGCACGGAAGCGATCAGCTCGCGCTGCCCGCCGTCGCGATCGCGGCGGGTGCCTACTTCGCCGCCGACGCGGTGCGATCGGCCGTGCGCGCGGTCCGCGAACGACCGGTGTCGAGAACGGTGTGCCGCGGCCTGATGGGCGCGGGCATGGCGTACACGCTGTTCGTTTCGCTCTGA
- a CDS encoding lipid-transfer protein yields MKATAIAGIGATEFSKDSGRSELRLACESVRAALADAGLQPSDVDGLVSFTMDGTSEISLARELGMGELTFFSRIHYGGGAAAATVQQAALAVATGAAEVVVCYRAFNERSGQRFGQVSSAAAQQVNSSGVDNSFHYPMGIATPAATVAMLARRYLHEYGATSEDFGRIAVLDRKHAATNPNAWFHGKPITLAEHQASRWVAEPLHLLDCCQESDGGVALVVTSLERARDLPTPPAVVAAAAQGSGTDQYVMTSYYRDDLAALPEMGVVARQLWAGAGIGPSDVDVAVLYDHFTPYVLMQLEELGFCGRGEAKDFIAGGTLELDGTLPLNPHGGQLGEAYIHGMNGIAEGVRQVRGTAANQVDGVAHVLVTAGTGVPTSGLVLASG; encoded by the coding sequence GTGAAAGCGACTGCGATCGCCGGGATCGGCGCCACCGAGTTCTCCAAGGATTCCGGGCGCAGCGAACTGCGGCTGGCGTGCGAGTCGGTGCGCGCCGCACTCGCCGACGCTGGACTCCAGCCGTCCGATGTGGACGGACTGGTGTCGTTCACGATGGACGGCACCAGCGAGATCTCCCTCGCCCGCGAACTGGGCATGGGGGAGCTGACCTTCTTCAGCCGGATCCACTACGGCGGCGGCGCGGCGGCCGCGACGGTGCAGCAGGCCGCGCTCGCGGTCGCGACCGGGGCGGCCGAGGTCGTGGTGTGCTACCGCGCGTTCAACGAACGGTCCGGCCAGCGCTTCGGCCAGGTGTCCTCGGCCGCCGCACAGCAGGTCAATTCGTCCGGTGTGGACAACAGCTTCCACTACCCGATGGGGATCGCGACGCCGGCGGCGACCGTGGCGATGCTGGCGCGGCGCTACCTCCACGAGTACGGCGCGACGAGCGAGGACTTCGGCCGCATCGCGGTGCTCGACCGCAAGCACGCCGCGACGAACCCGAACGCCTGGTTCCACGGCAAGCCGATCACGCTCGCCGAGCACCAGGCTTCACGGTGGGTCGCGGAACCGTTGCACCTGCTGGACTGCTGCCAGGAAAGCGACGGCGGCGTGGCGCTGGTCGTGACGAGTCTCGAACGTGCACGGGACCTGCCCACCCCGCCCGCCGTGGTGGCCGCCGCGGCGCAGGGCAGCGGCACCGACCAGTACGTGATGACGAGCTACTACCGCGACGACCTCGCCGCGCTGCCCGAGATGGGCGTGGTCGCGCGGCAACTGTGGGCTGGCGCGGGCATCGGACCGTCCGATGTGGACGTCGCGGTGCTCTACGACCACTTCACCCCGTACGTGCTGATGCAGCTGGAAGAACTCGGGTTCTGCGGCCGCGGCGAGGCGAAGGACTTCATCGCGGGCGGCACGCTCGAACTCGACGGCACGCTGCCGCTGAACCCGCACGGCGGCCAGCTCGGCGAGGCCTACATCCACGGGATGAACGGGATCGCCGAGGGCGTGCGGCAGGTGCGGGGAACCGCGGCCAACCAGGTCGACGGCGTGGCGCACGTGCTGGTCACCGCCGGAACCGGGGTCCCGACGAGCGGCCTCGTCCTCGCCTCCGGCTGA
- a CDS encoding MaoC family dehydratase: protein MEVGRTLPELRIEVTPTVIVSTALATRDFQDVHHDRDAAVARGSKDIFLNILTDTGFVQRFVSDWAGPEALVRSIKIRLGVPCYAYDTLILSGQVAEADGRELVIAVTGTNSLGEHLKGTVGVTLPEVVS from the coding sequence ATGGAGGTCGGCCGGACTCTGCCGGAGCTGCGGATCGAAGTGACGCCGACGGTGATCGTCAGCACCGCGCTCGCCACCAGGGACTTCCAGGACGTGCACCACGACCGCGACGCCGCGGTGGCGCGCGGGTCGAAGGACATCTTCCTCAACATCCTCACCGACACCGGGTTCGTGCAGCGGTTCGTCAGCGACTGGGCGGGGCCGGAGGCACTGGTCCGCTCGATCAAGATCCGGCTCGGGGTGCCGTGCTACGCCTACGACACGCTGATCCTGTCCGGTCAGGTCGCCGAGGCCGACGGAAGGGAGCTGGTGATCGCGGTGACCGGGACGAACTCGCTCGGCGAACATCTCAAAGGGACGGTCGGCGTGACCTTGCCGGAGGTGGTCTCGTGA
- a CDS encoding bifunctional MaoC family dehydratase N-terminal/OB-fold nucleic acid binding domain-containing protein produces the protein MSILETAAAIKAAGASSPRLGRDPVNQAMVHNWVEAIGDENPVYTDAEFAAGTVHSGLVAPPAMAQVWTMNGLHGERADDDPLGAMMTALDEAGFTSVVATNSEQTYHRYLREGERVAATTTLDSVVGPKTTALGEGWFVTTTTTWSVDGEPVAEMLFRVLKFRPPGSEPPDESTVDDRIIDAGELAAGVLRPVVSKDTEFFWAGTKIGELRIQRWGDTLRHPPGPMPPDGDLEATPDYVVASGLGTVYSYVVHHHPKVPGKRLPFVVALVELEEGVRVLGELIDVAPEEVHIGLAVESVFLRIDDELTLPAWRVRGGA, from the coding sequence ATGAGCATCCTCGAAACCGCGGCGGCGATCAAGGCGGCCGGTGCATCGTCCCCGAGGCTCGGGCGCGACCCGGTGAACCAGGCCATGGTGCACAACTGGGTCGAGGCGATCGGCGATGAAAACCCGGTCTACACCGACGCGGAGTTCGCCGCCGGTACCGTCCATTCCGGACTGGTCGCGCCGCCCGCGATGGCGCAGGTGTGGACGATGAACGGGCTGCACGGCGAACGCGCGGACGACGACCCGCTCGGCGCGATGATGACCGCGCTCGACGAAGCGGGCTTCACCTCCGTCGTGGCGACCAACTCGGAGCAGACCTACCACCGCTACCTCCGCGAAGGCGAGCGCGTGGCCGCAACGACCACTTTGGACAGTGTAGTCGGGCCGAAGACCACCGCGCTCGGTGAAGGCTGGTTCGTCACCACGACCACGACCTGGTCGGTGGACGGCGAACCGGTGGCCGAGATGCTGTTCCGGGTGCTCAAGTTCCGGCCGCCAGGGTCGGAGCCCCCTGACGAGTCCACTGTGGATGACCGGATCATCGACGCGGGCGAGCTGGCCGCCGGTGTCCTGCGCCCGGTGGTGTCGAAGGACACCGAGTTCTTCTGGGCCGGTACCAAGATCGGCGAGCTGAGGATCCAGCGATGGGGTGACACGCTGCGGCACCCGCCTGGTCCGATGCCGCCGGACGGTGATCTGGAGGCTACACCGGACTACGTCGTGGCGAGCGGTCTCGGCACGGTGTACAGCTACGTCGTGCACCACCACCCGAAGGTGCCGGGAAAGCGGCTGCCGTTCGTGGTCGCGCTCGTGGAGCTGGAGGAAGGCGTGCGCGTGCTGGGCGAGCTGATCGACGTCGCGCCCGAAGAAGTCCACATAGGACTCGCTGTCGAATCGGTGTTCCTCCGCATCGACGACGAGCTGACGCTGCCCGCGTGGCGGGTGCGGGGAGGTGCCTGA
- a CDS encoding acyl-CoA dehydrogenase family protein: MQLELTAAQRKLRAELRDYFATLVKPEERSAMRTERHGGVFREIVRRMGRDGWLGVGWPREYGGRGFGEIEQHLFADEAARADVQLPSVTLQTVGPTLQAFGTDEQKARFLPKILAGEVHFAIGYTEPDAGTDLASLRTTAVRDGDEYVVNGQKIFTTGGHDADFIWLAVRTDPSAPKHKGISILIVDTSDPGYSWTPIITCDGAHHVNATYYSDVRVPVEMLVGKENEGWRLITTQLNHERVMLGPAGRIGGTADRVRAWASARSTPDGTPLLELPDVRAVLAEAAAVTRINELLNWQVAAASSSSPVDVADASATKVFGSERLPKVSRRLEEVVGRHGDPADEETAELMDWLDNVAKRNLVLTFGGGVNEIQRELIATAGLGLPRVPR; this comes from the coding sequence ATGCAGCTCGAACTGACCGCGGCGCAACGGAAACTGCGCGCCGAGCTCCGCGACTACTTCGCGACGCTGGTGAAGCCGGAGGAGCGTAGCGCGATGCGCACCGAGCGGCACGGCGGCGTCTTCCGCGAGATCGTGCGCCGGATGGGGCGCGACGGCTGGCTCGGCGTCGGCTGGCCGCGCGAGTACGGCGGCCGGGGTTTCGGGGAGATCGAACAGCACCTGTTCGCCGACGAGGCCGCGCGCGCGGACGTGCAACTGCCGTCGGTGACCCTGCAGACGGTCGGCCCGACGCTGCAGGCGTTCGGCACCGACGAGCAGAAAGCCCGGTTCCTGCCGAAGATCCTCGCGGGCGAGGTGCACTTCGCCATCGGCTACACCGAGCCGGACGCGGGGACGGACCTGGCTTCGCTGCGGACCACGGCTGTCCGCGACGGTGACGAGTACGTGGTGAACGGGCAGAAGATCTTCACCACGGGCGGGCACGACGCCGATTTCATCTGGCTCGCGGTGCGCACGGATCCGTCGGCGCCGAAGCACAAGGGCATCTCAATCCTGATCGTCGACACCAGCGATCCCGGGTACTCGTGGACGCCGATCATCACCTGCGATGGCGCCCACCACGTCAACGCGACGTATTACAGCGACGTGCGGGTTCCGGTGGAAATGCTGGTGGGCAAGGAAAACGAGGGCTGGCGCCTGATCACGACGCAGCTCAACCACGAGCGCGTGATGCTCGGCCCCGCCGGGCGGATCGGCGGCACGGCCGACCGGGTGCGCGCGTGGGCGTCGGCACGGTCCACTCCGGACGGAACCCCGCTGCTGGAGCTGCCGGACGTCCGTGCGGTGCTCGCCGAGGCCGCCGCCGTCACCAGGATCAACGAACTGCTCAACTGGCAGGTCGCCGCCGCGTCCTCGTCGTCGCCGGTCGACGTGGCCGACGCCTCGGCGACGAAGGTGTTCGGTTCGGAACGCCTGCCGAAGGTGAGCAGGCGGTTGGAAGAGGTCGTCGGCAGGCACGGCGATCCCGCGGACGAGGAGACGGCGGAGTTGATGGATTGGCTCGACAACGTGGCGAAGCGGAACCTGGTGCTGACCTTCGGCGGCGGGGTCAACGAGATCCAGCGCGAGCTGATCGCGACCGCGGGGCTGGGGCTGCCGAGGGTGCCGCGATGA
- a CDS encoding acyl-CoA dehydrogenase family protein — translation MDFTLDETQREIADLATGILRKELDHERTWHDAGYDTRTWRALADAGLFSLALPADLGGDGLGVTEISVLLAEIGRAAAPVPALAALAYGVLPVDALGSPRQRAAFLPGVAAGETLLTAALHEPSAPLTAKPRTRAETDGGRWRLTGTKIGVPFAAAAERILVPASTPTGTAVFLVDPAAEGMALASTPSSSGLPESSIHLDGVAVSDEDALDDHAPGEALATVRRFALAGAVSLADGVLAGALDLTSAHVGSRHQFGRPLATFQAVAQQVADVYIASRTLDLAARSAAWRLGSGLDADGDLDVAAYWLAHEAPAALGTCHHLHGGLGVDVTYPLHRYYSLTKDLVRAVGGSASTESGVASCSSN, via the coding sequence ATGGACTTCACCCTCGACGAGACCCAGCGCGAGATCGCCGATCTCGCGACCGGGATCCTGCGCAAAGAACTCGATCACGAGCGTACGTGGCACGACGCCGGGTACGACACCCGAACCTGGCGCGCACTGGCCGACGCCGGGCTGTTTTCCCTTGCCCTGCCAGCGGATCTGGGTGGTGACGGGCTCGGCGTGACCGAGATCTCGGTGCTGCTGGCCGAAATCGGCCGCGCCGCCGCGCCGGTGCCCGCACTGGCCGCGCTCGCCTACGGCGTGCTGCCCGTCGACGCGCTGGGCTCGCCGCGGCAGCGGGCCGCGTTCCTGCCCGGTGTCGCGGCGGGGGAGACGCTGCTCACCGCCGCGCTGCACGAGCCGTCGGCCCCGCTGACCGCGAAACCCCGCACCCGCGCCGAAACCGACGGCGGTCGCTGGCGGCTCACCGGAACGAAGATCGGGGTGCCGTTCGCCGCGGCCGCCGAACGGATCCTCGTGCCTGCCTCGACGCCGACCGGGACCGCGGTGTTCCTCGTGGACCCCGCAGCCGAAGGGATGGCGTTGGCATCGACGCCGTCGTCAAGCGGGCTGCCGGAGAGTTCGATCCACCTCGACGGTGTCGCAGTGTCCGATGAGGACGCACTAGACGATCACGCGCCCGGCGAGGCGCTCGCAACCGTACGGCGGTTCGCGCTCGCCGGAGCCGTGTCCCTCGCGGACGGTGTGCTGGCGGGTGCGCTCGACCTCACCAGCGCGCACGTCGGCTCCCGGCACCAGTTCGGACGTCCACTCGCGACGTTCCAGGCGGTCGCGCAGCAGGTCGCCGACGTCTACATCGCTTCGCGCACCTTGGACCTCGCGGCGCGGTCCGCGGCGTGGCGGCTCGGGTCCGGTTTGGACGCGGACGGCGATCTCGACGTCGCGGCGTACTGGCTCGCGCACGAGGCGCCCGCCGCGCTCGGCACCTGCCACCACCTGCACGGCGGCCTCGGCGTGGACGTCACCTACCCGTTGCACCGCTACTACTCGCTGACGAAGGACCTGGTGCGCGCCGTCGGCGGCAGCGCGTCGACCGAATCTGGAGTGGCCTCATGCAGCTCGAACTGA
- a CDS encoding alpha/beta fold hydrolase — MSLDLNAAGWRATRRVVTVPPTAGLPDPEPLALPGRGRTAVVDVGPRDAPAVILLHSVACTGMLTWYPVVAKLAERHRVVVFDQRWHGQGIRSQEFRLDDCTGDVIAVADALGIGEFFVAGYSMGGMVSQNVAHEHPERVRGMVLCSTGANFRRGIRQRVALDLFGRTMHLLRDRARIGSVGPATPHARLEDHRWALAEFRSTSPWAIASALEEIGRFDSTGWLHELRLPTSTVITSRDQFIAPSHQRWIADRIAGTASYEIPAGHAACVLSADLFVPAFLAAIGSVMGRI; from the coding sequence GTGTCGCTCGACCTCAACGCGGCGGGCTGGCGTGCCACGCGCCGCGTCGTCACCGTGCCGCCGACAGCGGGCCTTCCCGACCCGGAACCACTGGCGCTGCCCGGCCGCGGGCGGACGGCCGTGGTCGACGTGGGCCCGCGCGACGCACCCGCGGTGATCCTGCTGCACTCGGTGGCCTGCACCGGCATGCTCACCTGGTACCCGGTGGTGGCCAAGCTGGCCGAGCGGCACCGCGTGGTGGTCTTCGACCAGCGCTGGCACGGGCAGGGCATCCGCTCGCAGGAGTTCCGGCTCGACGACTGCACCGGCGACGTCATCGCGGTCGCCGACGCGCTCGGCATCGGCGAGTTCTTCGTCGCCGGGTACTCGATGGGCGGGATGGTGTCGCAGAACGTCGCGCACGAACACCCCGAGCGGGTGCGCGGCATGGTGCTGTGCTCGACCGGCGCGAACTTCCGGCGGGGCATCCGCCAGCGGGTGGCGCTGGACCTGTTCGGCCGCACCATGCACCTCCTGCGCGACCGCGCGCGCATCGGCTCGGTCGGCCCCGCCACCCCGCACGCACGGCTGGAAGACCACCGCTGGGCGCTCGCCGAGTTCCGCTCCACCAGCCCGTGGGCGATCGCGTCCGCGCTGGAGGAGATCGGCCGCTTCGACTCGACGGGCTGGCTGCACGAACTGCGCCTGCCGACCTCGACGGTGATCACCAGCAGGGACCAGTTCATCGCGCCGTCGCACCAGCGGTGGATCGCGGACCGGATCGCGGGGACGGCAAGCTACGAGATCCCGGCGGGCCACGCCGCTTGCGTGCTGAGCGCGGACCTGTTCGTGCCCGCCTTCTTGGCGGCCATCGGCTCGGTGATGGGCCGGATCTAG